The following proteins come from a genomic window of Paramisgurnus dabryanus chromosome 19, PD_genome_1.1, whole genome shotgun sequence:
- the pals2b gene encoding MAGUK p55 subfamily member 6b isoform X2, whose translation MQQVLENLGELPTTTGAKDIDLIFLKGIMESPIVRSLAKAHERLEDVKLEAVQENNVELVTEILDDISRLSVRDDSAEELSKILLEPHFQSLLEAHDMVASKCYEAPPPPEVTNDAAINNALMQADAVRMIGIRKKAGEPLGVTFRMDKGDLVIARILHGGLIDRQGLLHVGDIIKEVNGKDVGNNPTELQEMLKECSGGIALKILPSYRDASAPAQVYVQPHFDYNPANDNLIPCKEAGLAFNRGDILQIVNREDPNWWQACHVVEGATGLIPSQFLEEKRKAFVPRDLDGTGILCGTLTSKKKKRMMYLTAKNAEFDRHELQIYEEVACMPPFQRKTLVLIGAQGVGRRSLKNRLVVLHPTRFGTTVPHTSRRAREDERDGQSYSFVTRLEMEMDIKAGRYLEHGEYDGNLYGTKIDSIHEVVNTGRTCILDVNPQALKLLKTAEFMPYVVCIAAPEFDTLKAMHQAVVDAGIAAKQLTDVDLKKTVDESARILRAYRHYFDLIIVNDNLDCAFEKLQSAVDKFCTEPQWVPVSWVY comes from the exons GCTCACGAGCGTTTGGAGGATGTTAAACTAGAGGCAGTGCAGGAGAATAACGTTGAGCTCGTGACTGAGATTCTGGATGACATCAGCAGACTAAGCGTACGCGATGACAGCGCAGAAGAACTTTCCAAAATCCTGCTGGAGCCTCACTTTCAG TCTCTTCTAGAGGCCCATGACATGGTGGCTTCTAAGTGCTATGAAGCTCCGCCCCCTCCTGAGGTAACAAATGATGCGGCAATAAACAATGCTCTCATGCAGGCTGATGCGGTCAGGATGATTGGTATCCGCAAGAAAGCAGGAGAACCACTG GGTGTGACCTTCCGAATGGACAAGGGTGACCTGGTGATCGCTCGCATCCTTCACGGAGGGTTGATTGACAGGCAGGGTCTGCTGCATGTGGGTGACATCATAAAggaagtgaatgggaaggatgTTGGCAATAATCCCACTGAGCTACAGGAGATGCTGAAAGAGTGTAGTGGGGGGATCGCCCTAAAAATTCTGCCCAGCTACAGAGATGCTTCAGCACCAGCACAg GTGTATGTGCAACCACATTTTGACTACAATCCAGCCAATGACAATCTGATTCCGTGCAAAGAGGCGGGGCTTGCTTTCAATAGAGGTGATATCCTACAGATTGTGAACAGGGAGGACCCAAACTGGTGGCAG GCATGCCATGTAGTGGAAGGAGCTACTGGGCTTATTCCCAGTCAGTTTTTAGAGGAAAAGAGAAAAGCGTTTGTTCCTAGAGACCTGGATGGAACag GTATTCTGTGTGGGACATTAACTAGTAAAAAGAAGAAAAGGATGATGTATCTTACTGCTAAGAATGCAG AGTTTGACCGGCATGAGCTTCAGATCTACGAGGAAGTAGCATGCATGCCACCATTTCAGAGGAAAACGCTCGTTCTGATCGGAGCACAAGGAGTTGGGCGCCGTAGCTTGAAAaacagacttgttgttttacaTCCCACCCGATTTGGTACAACTGTACCTC ACACATCTCGCCGAGCCCGTGAGGATGAGCGAGATGGACAGTCATACAGTTTCGTAACACGCTTAGAAATGGAGATGGATATAAAAGCCGGACGTTATCTAGAACATGGAGAGTATGACGGCAACCTTTACGGTACAAAAATCGACTCTATTCATGAAGTGGTCAACACCGGTCGCACCTGCATTCTGGATGTGAATCCTCAG GCCCTAAAACTGTTAAAAACAGCAGAGTTTATGCCATACGTGGTGTGCATCGCAGCTCCAGAGTTTGACACGCTGAAGGCCATGCACCAAGCTGTGGTTGATGCTGGGATCGCAGCCAAACAACTCACA GATGTCGACCTGAAGAAGACTGTAGATGAAAGCGCTCGTATTCTCCGGGCTTACCGGCATTACTTTGATCTCATCATTGTCAATGATAACCTAGACTGTGCATTTGAGAAACTGCAGTCGGCTGTTGACAAATTTTGCACTGAGCCACAGTGGGTTCCCGTGAGCTGGGTTTACTGA
- the pals2b gene encoding MAGUK p55 subfamily member 6b isoform X1, with the protein MTTAAMQQVLENLGELPTTTGAKDIDLIFLKGIMESPIVRSLAKAHERLEDVKLEAVQENNVELVTEILDDISRLSVRDDSAEELSKILLEPHFQSLLEAHDMVASKCYEAPPPPEVTNDAAINNALMQADAVRMIGIRKKAGEPLGVTFRMDKGDLVIARILHGGLIDRQGLLHVGDIIKEVNGKDVGNNPTELQEMLKECSGGIALKILPSYRDASAPAQVYVQPHFDYNPANDNLIPCKEAGLAFNRGDILQIVNREDPNWWQACHVVEGATGLIPSQFLEEKRKAFVPRDLDGTGILCGTLTSKKKKRMMYLTAKNAEFDRHELQIYEEVACMPPFQRKTLVLIGAQGVGRRSLKNRLVVLHPTRFGTTVPHTSRRAREDERDGQSYSFVTRLEMEMDIKAGRYLEHGEYDGNLYGTKIDSIHEVVNTGRTCILDVNPQALKLLKTAEFMPYVVCIAAPEFDTLKAMHQAVVDAGIAAKQLTDVDLKKTVDESARILRAYRHYFDLIIVNDNLDCAFEKLQSAVDKFCTEPQWVPVSWVY; encoded by the exons GCTCACGAGCGTTTGGAGGATGTTAAACTAGAGGCAGTGCAGGAGAATAACGTTGAGCTCGTGACTGAGATTCTGGATGACATCAGCAGACTAAGCGTACGCGATGACAGCGCAGAAGAACTTTCCAAAATCCTGCTGGAGCCTCACTTTCAG TCTCTTCTAGAGGCCCATGACATGGTGGCTTCTAAGTGCTATGAAGCTCCGCCCCCTCCTGAGGTAACAAATGATGCGGCAATAAACAATGCTCTCATGCAGGCTGATGCGGTCAGGATGATTGGTATCCGCAAGAAAGCAGGAGAACCACTG GGTGTGACCTTCCGAATGGACAAGGGTGACCTGGTGATCGCTCGCATCCTTCACGGAGGGTTGATTGACAGGCAGGGTCTGCTGCATGTGGGTGACATCATAAAggaagtgaatgggaaggatgTTGGCAATAATCCCACTGAGCTACAGGAGATGCTGAAAGAGTGTAGTGGGGGGATCGCCCTAAAAATTCTGCCCAGCTACAGAGATGCTTCAGCACCAGCACAg GTGTATGTGCAACCACATTTTGACTACAATCCAGCCAATGACAATCTGATTCCGTGCAAAGAGGCGGGGCTTGCTTTCAATAGAGGTGATATCCTACAGATTGTGAACAGGGAGGACCCAAACTGGTGGCAG GCATGCCATGTAGTGGAAGGAGCTACTGGGCTTATTCCCAGTCAGTTTTTAGAGGAAAAGAGAAAAGCGTTTGTTCCTAGAGACCTGGATGGAACag GTATTCTGTGTGGGACATTAACTAGTAAAAAGAAGAAAAGGATGATGTATCTTACTGCTAAGAATGCAG AGTTTGACCGGCATGAGCTTCAGATCTACGAGGAAGTAGCATGCATGCCACCATTTCAGAGGAAAACGCTCGTTCTGATCGGAGCACAAGGAGTTGGGCGCCGTAGCTTGAAAaacagacttgttgttttacaTCCCACCCGATTTGGTACAACTGTACCTC ACACATCTCGCCGAGCCCGTGAGGATGAGCGAGATGGACAGTCATACAGTTTCGTAACACGCTTAGAAATGGAGATGGATATAAAAGCCGGACGTTATCTAGAACATGGAGAGTATGACGGCAACCTTTACGGTACAAAAATCGACTCTATTCATGAAGTGGTCAACACCGGTCGCACCTGCATTCTGGATGTGAATCCTCAG GCCCTAAAACTGTTAAAAACAGCAGAGTTTATGCCATACGTGGTGTGCATCGCAGCTCCAGAGTTTGACACGCTGAAGGCCATGCACCAAGCTGTGGTTGATGCTGGGATCGCAGCCAAACAACTCACA GATGTCGACCTGAAGAAGACTGTAGATGAAAGCGCTCGTATTCTCCGGGCTTACCGGCATTACTTTGATCTCATCATTGTCAATGATAACCTAGACTGTGCATTTGAGAAACTGCAGTCGGCTGTTGACAAATTTTGCACTGAGCCACAGTGGGTTCCCGTGAGCTGGGTTTACTGA